One genomic window of Sphingopyxis sp. OPL5 includes the following:
- a CDS encoding sulfotransferase, which produces MILSFSRRFAFVAIPKTAGHALRTALRPLLAANDWEQCTLFDKRYFPVAPLAAIGHGHLGYRDVAPFLLPGQWDGLTSFAVVRSPFDRFLSYARFGWRNGDAMVRDPLGTMKAALTDPARRAHILLRPQQEFVCDDAGRVRTTLLLRHEDLAAEMARLSAALGAPLPPLEAVNVSPDRAGAALDAELADLIRHYYARDFALFGYDPAAAP; this is translated from the coding sequence ATGATCCTGTCGTTCAGCCGCCGCTTCGCCTTCGTCGCGATCCCGAAGACCGCCGGCCATGCGCTGCGCACCGCGCTGCGCCCGCTGCTCGCGGCGAACGACTGGGAACAATGCACCCTGTTCGACAAGCGCTATTTCCCCGTCGCGCCGCTCGCCGCGATCGGCCACGGTCACCTCGGCTATCGCGACGTCGCGCCCTTCCTGCTCCCCGGCCAGTGGGACGGCCTCACCAGCTTCGCCGTCGTCCGCTCGCCCTTCGACCGCTTCCTTTCCTATGCCCGCTTCGGCTGGCGGAACGGCGACGCGATGGTCCGCGACCCGCTCGGCACGATGAAGGCGGCGCTTACCGATCCCGCGCGCCGCGCGCATATCCTGCTCCGCCCGCAGCAGGAGTTCGTCTGCGACGACGCAGGCCGTGTCCGCACCACGCTGCTCCTCCGCCACGAAGACCTGGCGGCCGAGATGGCAAGGCTGTCGGCCGCCCTCGGCGCCCCGCTTCCGCCGCTCGAGGCGGTCAATGTCTCGCCCGATCGGGCGGGCGCCGCGCTCGACGCCGAACTCGCCGATCTCATCCGCCACTATTATGCCCGCGACTTCGCGCTCTTCGGTTACGATCCGGCCGCCGCGCCATGA
- a CDS encoding glycosyltransferase, whose amino-acid sequence MTATTLVTVSSPDFRIGTEVMLASFLAHNRWFTGDILVLHSRLTGADQAALAASFPRLLCRTASPPLADAINTLTVAHPHLAARRDRFLSLETLLLPATGRLLFADSDLLFRGDIAPLLDSDAALVACPDAAMLRGNVRDADSLAEVAAGETASASFNAGLLVYDPVAAGPGVAAALWPLLDPAGWARIASQHTDQAVWNLLLRDRVALAGTAFNLMIGHRAASFAHEPVPLADARVLHFNGGAKPWRPDRHADAIARDPDYATAVRLWAAARADWLKGRP is encoded by the coding sequence ATGACCGCAACGACGCTCGTCACCGTCTCCTCGCCCGATTTCCGCATCGGCACCGAAGTGATGCTCGCGAGCTTCCTCGCGCATAATCGCTGGTTCACGGGCGACATTCTTGTCCTTCACAGCCGCCTGACCGGCGCCGACCAGGCCGCGCTCGCCGCGTCCTTCCCGCGCCTCCTCTGCCGCACGGCGAGCCCGCCCCTCGCCGACGCGATCAATACGCTCACCGTCGCGCACCCGCATCTCGCAGCGCGCCGCGACCGTTTCCTCAGCCTCGAAACCCTGCTCCTGCCGGCGACCGGCAGGCTGCTCTTCGCCGACAGCGACCTGCTGTTCCGCGGCGATATCGCGCCGCTGCTGGACAGCGACGCCGCGCTCGTCGCCTGCCCCGATGCCGCGATGCTGCGCGGCAATGTCCGCGACGCCGACTCTCTGGCCGAGGTCGCCGCCGGCGAAACCGCGTCCGCCAGCTTCAACGCCGGGCTGCTCGTCTACGACCCCGTCGCCGCCGGCCCCGGCGTCGCCGCCGCGCTCTGGCCGCTGCTCGATCCCGCCGGCTGGGCGCGCATCGCCTCGCAGCACACCGACCAGGCGGTGTGGAACCTGCTGCTGCGCGATCGTGTCGCACTCGCCGGCACCGCGTTCAACCTGATGATCGGCCACCGCGCCGCCAGCTTCGCGCACGAACCGGTGCCGCTCGCTGACGCCCGCGTCCTCCACTTCAACGGCGGTGCCAAGCCCTGGCGCCCCGACCGCCACGCCGACGCGATCGCGCGCGACCCCGACTATGCAACCGCTGTCCGCCTGTGGGCGGCGGCGCGCGCTGACTGGCTCAAGGGCAGGCCATGA
- a CDS encoding sulfotransferase, translating to MIAGGEGAIQRPLFLLAPNNSGSTFLAAALGQCARAWSLPREGQHVTGFHGPSSRGTGTRLLWAATPASIATFRDAAAYDWDRTRRAWYFHARAADADADTLVIASPPFLLIADRIAAAFPDAAFLIMVRNPYAVAEGIVRRGADAGPVAPGDSLAATAARHIVAALAAQAANRAALGARTTFFTYEQMCRTPAAVAARIAGLVPAFADLVLDRSLPVKGRYNEVLRDMNADQIARLGPAQLADLNRVFDDHRDLLTGFGYDRVGA from the coding sequence ATGATCGCCGGCGGCGAAGGCGCGATACAGCGTCCTCTCTTCCTGCTCGCCCCCAACAACAGCGGCTCGACCTTTCTAGCCGCCGCGCTTGGCCAATGCGCCCGCGCCTGGTCGCTGCCGCGCGAGGGTCAGCATGTGACGGGTTTCCACGGCCCCAGTTCGCGCGGCACCGGCACCCGCCTGCTGTGGGCGGCGACGCCGGCCTCGATCGCGACCTTCCGCGATGCCGCCGCCTATGACTGGGACCGCACCCGCCGCGCCTGGTATTTCCACGCCCGCGCCGCCGATGCCGATGCCGACACCCTAGTTATCGCCTCGCCGCCCTTCCTGCTCATCGCCGACCGCATCGCCGCCGCCTTTCCCGACGCCGCCTTCCTCATCATGGTCCGCAACCCCTATGCCGTCGCCGAAGGCATCGTCCGCCGCGGCGCCGACGCCGGCCCGGTGGCGCCCGGCGACAGCCTCGCGGCCACCGCCGCGCGCCACATCGTCGCCGCTCTCGCGGCGCAGGCCGCCAACCGCGCCGCACTCGGCGCGCGCACGACCTTCTTCACCTATGAGCAGATGTGCCGCACCCCCGCCGCCGTCGCGGCCCGCATCGCCGGCCTCGTCCCCGCCTTCGCCGACCTCGTGCTCGACCGCTCGCTTCCGGTGAAGGGCCGCTACAACGAAGTGCTGCGCGACATGAACGCCGATCAGATCGCCCGGCTCGGCCCGGCGCAACTGGCTGATCTCAATCGGGTCTTCGACGATCACCGCGACTTGCTGACCGGCTTCGGTTACGACAGGGTCGGCGCATGA
- a CDS encoding sulfotransferase family 2 domain-containing protein has product MTDTPRRPLWIFLHVPKCGGTTLKAHLERHFAMDEQLVEFSNWGRRYRKEQGRPEFEDRPAEERTRAEILAGHQLDYGIHRLVPGLREPRYVTVVRDPAERCVSLYNFRWSRGHAPDDFDDWYMNWYRPEQSDYMVRFFAQRLYGADLPADPEQQLAMAQRLLELCWFATTTDRWNEGLDFLSAAMGIPADWNHYRAAGRSIELPASHPSQGEVVARRVTLDEALRARIHADSPGDARLVDWVRARRWPFAD; this is encoded by the coding sequence ATGACCGACACTCCGCGCCGCCCGCTGTGGATATTCCTCCACGTTCCCAAATGCGGGGGCACGACGCTGAAGGCGCATCTCGAACGCCATTTCGCCATGGACGAGCAGCTGGTCGAATTTTCCAACTGGGGTCGCCGCTACCGCAAGGAACAGGGCCGGCCCGAATTCGAGGATCGCCCGGCCGAGGAGCGTACCCGCGCCGAAATCCTCGCGGGGCACCAGCTCGATTACGGCATCCACCGCCTCGTCCCCGGGCTGCGCGAGCCGCGCTATGTCACCGTCGTCCGCGACCCTGCCGAACGCTGCGTCTCGCTCTATAATTTCCGCTGGAGCCGCGGCCACGCCCCCGACGATTTCGACGATTGGTATATGAACTGGTACCGCCCCGAACAGTCGGACTATATGGTGCGCTTCTTCGCCCAGCGCCTCTATGGCGCCGACCTTCCCGCCGATCCCGAACAGCAGCTTGCGATGGCGCAGCGGCTGCTGGAGCTGTGCTGGTTCGCCACCACCACCGATCGCTGGAACGAGGGGCTCGACTTCCTGTCGGCCGCCATGGGCATCCCCGCCGACTGGAACCATTATCGCGCCGCCGGACGTTCGATCGAGCTCCCCGCCTCGCACCCGTCGCAAGGCGAAGTGGTCGCGCGCCGCGTCACCCTCGACGAGGCGCTGCGCGCACGTATCCATGCCGACTCGCCCGGCGACGCCCGCCTCGTCGACTGGGTCCGCGCCCGACGGTGGCCGTTCGCCGATTGA